Proteins from a genomic interval of Lemur catta isolate mLemCat1 chromosome 17, mLemCat1.pri, whole genome shotgun sequence:
- the SOX12 gene encoding transcription factor SOX-12, whose protein sequence is MVQQRGARAKRDGGPPPPGPGPAEDGAREPGWCKTPSGHIKRPMNAFMVWSQHERRKIMDQWPDMHNAEISKRLGRRWQLLQDSEKIPFVREAERLRLKHMADYPDYKYRPRKKSKGAPAKARPRPPGGGGGGSRLKPGPQLPGRGGRRAAGGPLGGGAAAPEDDEDDDDEELLEVRLVETPGRELWRMVPAGRAARGQAERAQGPSGEGAAATAASPTPSEDEEPEEEEEEAAAAEEGEEETVASGEEPLGFLSRLPPGPAGLDCSALDRDPDLPPPSGTSHFEFPDYCTPEVTEMIAGDWRPSSIADLVFTY, encoded by the coding sequence ATGGTGCAGCAGCGGGGCGCGAGGGCCAAACGGGACGGCGGGCCGCCGCCCCCCGGGCCCGGGCCGGCCGAGGATGGGGCGCGCGAGCCCGGCTGGTGCAAGACCCCGAGCGGCCACATCAAGAGGCCGATGAACGCGTTCATGGTGTGGTCGCAGCATGAGCGGCGGAAGATCATGGACCAGTGGCCCGACATGCATAACGCCGAGATCTCCAAGCGCCTGGGCCGCCGCTGGCAGCTGCTGCAGGACTCGGAGAAGATCCCGTTCGTGCGGGAGGCGGAGCGGCTGCGCCTGAAGCACATGGCGGATTACCCGGACTACAAGTACCGGCCGCGCAAAAAGAGCAAGGGGGCGCCCGCCAAGGCGCGGCCCCGCCCCCCCGGCGGCGGTGGTGGCGGCAGCCGGCTCAAGCCTGGGCCGCAGCTGCCCGGCCGCGGGGGCCGCCGAGCGGCGGGAGGGCCTTTGGGGGGCGGCGCGGCGGCGCCCGAGGACGACGAGGACGACGACGACGAGGAGCTGCTGGAAGTGCGCCTGGTCGAGACCCCCGGGCGGGAGCTGTGGAGGATGGTCCCGGCGGGACGGGCCGCCCGGGGACAAGCGGAGCGTGCCCAAGGGCCGTcgggcgagggggcggccgccACCGCCGCCTCCCCGACACCGTCGGAGGACGAGGAGccggaggaagaggaggaggaggcagcagcggCGGAGGAAGGCGAAGAGGAGACGGTGGCGTCAGGGGAGGAGCCGCTGGGCTTTCTGTCCAGGCTGCCCCCGGGCCCCGCCGGCCTGGACTGCAGCGCCCTGGACCGCGACCCGGACCTGCCGCCCCCATCGGGCACGTCGCACTTCGAGTTCCCGGACTACTGCACCCCCGAGGTTACCGAGATGATCGCAGGGGACTGGCGCCCGTCTAGCATCGCCGACCTGGTTTTCACCTACTGA
- the NRSN2 gene encoding neurensin-2 isoform X1, whose translation MMPSCDRSCSCSRGPNVEDGKWYGVRSYLHLFYEDCAGTALSDDPEGPPVLCPRQPWPSLCWKISLSSGTLLLLLGVAALTTGYAVPPKLEGIGEGEFLVLDQRAADYNKALGTCRLAGVALCAAAGVLLAICLFWAMTGWLSQDTKAEPLDTEGDGHMEVFGDEPEQQLSPIFRDASGQSWFSPPASPFGQSSVQTIQPKRDS comes from the exons ATGATGCCGAGCTGCGATCGCTCCTGCAGCTGCAGCCGTGGCCCCAACGTGGAGGATGGCAAGTGGTACGGGGTCCGCTCCTATCTGCATCTCTTCTATGAGGACTGTGCAGGCACTGCTCTCAGTGATGACCCTGAGGGACCCCCAGTCCTGTGCCCCCGCCAACCCTGGCCCTCACTGTGCTGGAAG ATCAGCCTGTCCTCAGGGACCCTGCTTCTGCTGCTGGGTGTGGCTGCCCTGACCACCGGCTATGCAGTACCCCCCAAGCTGGAGGGCATCGGCGAGGGTGAGTTCCTGGTGTTGGATCAGCGAGCAGCCGACTACAACAAGGCCCTTGGCACCTGCCGGCTGGCAGGCGTAGCACTCTGCGCGGCGGCTGGGGTCCTGCTGGCCATCTGCCTCTTCTGGGCCATGACGGGCTGGCTGAGCCAGGACACCAAGGCAGAGCCCTTGGACACTGAAGGTGATGGCCACATGGAGGTGTTCGGGGACGAGCCAGAGCAGCAGCTGTCCCCCATCTTCCGCGATGCCAGTGGCCAGTCATGGTTCTCGCCCCCCGCCAGCCCCTTTGGGCAGTCTTCCGTGCAGACCATCCAGCCCAAGCGGGACTCTTGA
- the NRSN2 gene encoding neurensin-2 isoform X2, with amino-acid sequence MASGTGSAPICISSMRTVQALLSVMTLRDPQSCAPANPGPHCAGSLSSGTLLLLLGVAALTTGYAVPPKLEGIGEGEFLVLDQRAADYNKALGTCRLAGVALCAAAGVLLAICLFWAMTGWLSQDTKAEPLDTEGDGHMEVFGDEPEQQLSPIFRDASGQSWFSPPASPFGQSSVQTIQPKRDS; translated from the exons ATGGCAAGTGGTACGGGGTCCGCTCCTATCTGCATCTCTTCTATGAGGACTGTGCAGGCACTGCTCTCAGTGATGACCCTGAGGGACCCCCAGTCCTGTGCCCCCGCCAACCCTGGCCCTCACTGTGCTGGAAG CCTGTCCTCAGGGACCCTGCTTCTGCTGCTGGGTGTGGCTGCCCTGACCACCGGCTATGCAGTACCCCCCAAGCTGGAGGGCATCGGCGAGGGTGAGTTCCTGGTGTTGGATCAGCGAGCAGCCGACTACAACAAGGCCCTTGGCACCTGCCGGCTGGCAGGCGTAGCACTCTGCGCGGCGGCTGGGGTCCTGCTGGCCATCTGCCTCTTCTGGGCCATGACGGGCTGGCTGAGCCAGGACACCAAGGCAGAGCCCTTGGACACTGAAGGTGATGGCCACATGGAGGTGTTCGGGGACGAGCCAGAGCAGCAGCTGTCCCCCATCTTCCGCGATGCCAGTGGCCAGTCATGGTTCTCGCCCCCCGCCAGCCCCTTTGGGCAGTCTTCCGTGCAGACCATCCAGCCCAAGCGGGACTCTTGA